The genomic region CTTGCAAGTATTGCAACTTTCAAGTTAGGAGTTCTTTGGGctgcctattttttttttttaattcgtgTATGTTAATATAATATTACTATCCAGATAAAGACATTTTGGTCATGTGATCCAGAACGTGCTCAATTTTTACCCTTCACAATGTTACACACCATTGGCTTTCAGCTACATTTAGGTTTTGCAACATTGCACGTTGCTGTTGTATAAAATGCACAAAAGTGTGTTTTGTGTATGTCAACGTTCTTTCTGCCTGTTGTCATAGCGTATTCTTATGTGTTCTCCCCATTCTTATCTTATCTTGGTCGAACAAATTGTTTCACCTTTTGGCATCTATCACTCTATCTGTAATGTACAGTATTATGACGGTAGTTTGTTCTTTGAGCAGGCTCGTGAGGCTGCTTTGGCAGTGCAGGGGAAAACAGTGGATGCCCAGAGGAGAAAGAGTAGAGGTCTGTAATTCTTTGATTTTTACTGAACTATGTAGTCTGCTTCAGTAGAGCCCTGTTCTGGTCATGCAGGTGCTATAATCGGCCAGGATTCCCCCGGCGTTTGTACAGGGGCTTTTGCTTCGTGTGGGTTAGATGGGGTCCTGATAGGCTTTTGCATCCTATATTGTGCATTGTGTTACTGCTTTCCTACTTGATCCATGTTTGGGACTGCTCCGATTGTCGTTGTCCACCGAAAAAGTTGGATGTAGTCTATAATTGAAGTTTAGTTTGTTGTCGCTGCCATAGTTCCAATCTAATGAAGGAGTTCATGCTGTGTAGGAAGTTTGCGGAAGCTGGATGAGCAGCCTGAATGGCTGAGAGGAGGAAAGCTTCGTGATTATCAGCTTGAGGGCTTAAATTTCCTTGTTATTAGGTACAGATAATAAAGAACCTTAAGTTGTTGGTAGGACTGTTGGGTTACTCGTAGAACTGTATTTTAGTCATGTTCCACATCATCTCTTATTGGGATTGGTTTTCCCCGTTTATTAGATAGACATTTATTGTGTCTGACCCTCATTTCATATGGTCGGTGTCTATGTTGGAAGTTGCTGTGGTTCGCCTGTACACTCTATGGCCAGATTTAGGTTGCTAGCAATGATATTTTACTGTTGCATGCAATCTTTTCTAGATTGCAATTGTCTCTCACTTCTACAAAAGTGAAGTGTTTCAAATGGATAAGTACATAAGGGCTGTGAAGCTTTTTTCATAATCCTGACTGAGGTCCGAAGTAATTGTTGTGTATTTTCTGCTAAATATGTGTGAAATTAGTAGGTATGTTTGGCTTATCGATGCATCTTAGGTGGCTTTAATCTGAAATTGAGTTTGAGCATCAGAAATACACAGGTTTCCATCTGAATATGTTCCGTTTGTGGTTGGCTTGATATGGTTTGTTATATCTTTTGTACCGGGCGTCACCCCCTCGGTATCATTTAGTTAATATATCTCTTCAAAAAAAGTTTGGTTGGTCTATAATGTTATGTGAACTTTTTATCCCGTTTATCTTATGTTAAAACTATTTTCCACACTTAGCTTCCTAAATTGGTTCTACATGTTACAGTTGGAGAAATGACACTAATGTCATCCTTGCTGATGAGATGGGTCTTGGAAAAACTGTTCAATCAGTCTCTATGCTTGGTTTTTTACAGGTTTGGTCTGATTAATGTTAATTTGTCACCTTTTTagctattttgtttttcattatttcaagttttttgttttttgagatTTGAGATTGTGGCTTTTGCAGAATAGTCAACAAATCTATGGCCCATTCCTTGTGGTTGTACCATTATCGACTCTGTCCAATTGGGCAAAAGAATTTCGGAAATGGCTTCCAAATATGAATGTCATTGTGTATGTTGGTACGCGAGGGAGCAGAGAGGTTAGTATGGGCGACACTTTTCCGTTAATTTATTGTTTTCTATTTGATTAACAATGAATTGCGTCCCTTTCTTAATTCTTCTGTTTCTTTCTGATGTTTTCTTCTTCCCACAAGTCTAGCTGTAAAATTGGGTTGTCTCCCCCCTCCTTTTATTTTTATAGAAGTGGTGCTGCGACTGCTGCCTGTCCATATATGTACACTCTAATTGTTTGCTGGACCTAGTGGTTCTTTTTTTGAGTTGTGATTTGCTTCTGCAATCAATGTTTGCTGTATATAAAACCTTCAGAATGCATGGCTCAGTAAAGTTTTTCGTATGATCCAAGAAATTTGGTTTGCTGCTGTTTCAGGTCTGCCAGCAGTATGAGTTTTACAATGACAAGAGTACTGGCAGAGCGATTAAGTTTGATGCATTGCTGACGACATATGAAGTTGTCCTAAAGGATAAGGCCGTGTTGTCTAAGATTAAGTGGAACTACCTCATGGTTGATGAAGCTCACCGGCTAAAGAATAGTGAAGCTTCGTTATATACTGCTCTCTCAGTATGCTTAATCTTACTACTATTTTCTTGTGCATTATGTTTACCTATTTGGTGGTTGCGTGATTAGAATTGGGAGTTATTTTTTCTGTGTAGGAATTTAGCACCAAGAACAAGGTACTTATTACAGGCACTCCATTACAAAACAGCGTGGAGGAGCTATGGTAATTTTACTTTTCTGGGTTTTTTTTTCCTCTCTTGTGATACTtatcctttctttttcttctgtCTTTTTGTTTAAATTTAGTAAATTTTATTGCTGTATAAGATTGTTAGAGACTAGAAACTTTGCTTTTTGTTTAAGGTTACTGAGGGTGGGGGTGAAGTTTAGAATGCGGGTGAAGATAAGTAAAAGAATAAGAATTTTGCCCATTTATAATCAATGATTACGTGGTGGCATAGGCTTTGGAGTTCATACTTCCGGGTGTGGGAACATATGTTTTTGTAAAAAGAAGTGTGATCTGTTGTTAATGTTACTTAGTACACTACATCTGAAACTTGCTTGTACTCTTGCATGCTGGAGCCTGCTCTTCACCCCTCATCAGCTTGGTGCATTTACCTTTTAGTTTCTGCTCCCATCCGCTTCCGGGTACTAGAGCCCAAGAGATATGAATGTTCAAAAAGTCTGCATTCTGGTTTAACCGTGGTTCTTGAGTCTTGGGTGCTTTTGTATACTACTATTACTCTATTAGGTATTAAGAACTAGgtttgtttttatgaccttattAGCCACTTGATTTACCTAAAAAGAGGGGGAGGGAGTACGTAGGGACTAGGGAGGATGCACTGTTTCTGATTTTATTAGATACTCTTTTCATTTTAGCGTCAGCTCCATTTTTGCATTCTTTATCTGAACTTTGCATTTACAATTTACCTTGGGGCATCTTGTAAGGTATTTTGTCTGTTTTGTGTACTTCCGTTTTAGTAACGTGTGACCCAACCAATTTGTATTTGTAGCTTAAATTTTGTGTATCATCTTAAAAGATCGACGTTATTTCTGAAAATTATTTAGTATAAGCCACATTATTCATTTAAACCTGAGATAAAGATAGGGAGGGGGTAGGAGGGAGGGAGAGAGGAAGTTCCTTGTAAATCATTCTTTTCTTCATAGTGTTGTCCCGTTGACATTATTTATCTAACTTAAAATTTACTATTAGTCGTCTAGTATGAAATTTAGTCTGTTTCCCTTTTAAAACAGGGATTCATTTTTTACATATATTTCACATCTTTGCGTAACCTAAATGTATTATCCTTGATCTCATTTATGGTAGGGCTCTACTGCACTTCCTAGATCCTGACAAGTTCAGCAATAAAGATGTTTTTGTCCAAAACTATAAGAATCTGAGCTCATTTAATGAGACTGAGGTGAGCAGTTTGTTTTTTAGCTTTTACTTCATTTGGATGGTAGGAGAAAATTATTAGCCCCGTATAACGGGATAATGCCTCGTTTTTTTTTGCATAGCTTTCAAACCTTCACATGGAGTTGAGACCTCATATCCTCCGGAGAGTTATTAAAGATGTGGAGAAATCATTGCCACCGAAAATTGAGCGTATCCTAAGGGTTGAAATGTCCCCACTCCAGAAACAGTGAGCATGCAGTCTTATGTAGCATTTATTAGTTACTCCCTATCTATTGGACATGGACTTTAGTTGCTTTTTATTGAAGGTATTACAAGTGGATCTTGGAACGCAACTTTCATGACTTGAACAAAGGGGTTCGTGGAAATCAGGTTAGATGTGTTCTTAGACCTTTTCTTTTTGCAAATTTACTGGCTTGTTTATCTCCACCTGGCCAACTTCTTATTTACaatcaaggactccttccttgatgttgttcttgagcttatatttccaatagcaatgtaaggaaattcttcttgtatggttttataccatcttttatgttgtatacatttgcatgcatgtagatttagaccatcttatgaaacaatttcccttgtttggatagcaaaatggGTTAAGGgggggagggaaatggagggatctgTTTTCCCTCCTGCAAGTCAAATAAAAAACCATAGATCATGGATAAAATCTGGAAGGAAAACCCTTACTTCATCCCTCCCCTCTTGAATCTCTATTCAAACACACTGTTAATGTCATCATTTGTAATGAATTGGTTTATTGATACACAGGTTTCACTATTGAACATCGTGGTGGAGTTGAAGAAGTGCTGCAATCATCCATTCTTATTTGAAAGTGCAGATCATGGTTATGGGGGTGAATTTAACGATGGAAGTAAACTTGAGCGCACCATTTTAAGTAGTGGAAAGCTTGTTATACTTGATAAACTACTTATGAGATTGCATGAGACAAAGCATCGCGTTCTTATATTTTCTCAGGTTTTAACTTGCACCCTTCCTATCTATTTTTCTCTCATTAGTGTGTGGAGTATCTTCTTATTATGCCATTGTTTTTGCGGAAAGATAATAAGTTCGTTGTGGTGCCTGATTTGCTATATTAACTCGTCCTATATCCTTTTTGACAGTGAGATGTAATATTATTTTGAGACATGAAGGGGTGACGCCCATGTACAATGATAATATAGGATGTATATTCTGTAGTTCAAATTGAAGATGCGGATAAAAAATTGATAATAACAGTATAGTCGAAATATTTTCCTTCCAGTAGTTGAACCTACCTAAAGGCTCAAGGTTTAATGCCTGATGCCGCACATCCAGCTTCTTGACTGATTGCTTAACACCTTTTGTACCCTTTATGAGATTTAAGCTAGTCTTTGCCCTTTGGTCCCTGAGGACTTGAGGAGATTGTATAATGTGGGAACTGGGGTTTCTATATGATTTATATGTTCTATTTAAATATTGATGAAATATTTGTTTGGTTAAGAAGGATTTGTTATTGTAGCATTGACTCTGCTCTATTTTGCAGATGGTAAGAATGTTGGACATATTAGCAGAGTATTTGTCACTCAGAGGGTTCCAGTATCAGAGACTTGATGGTAGTACGAAGGCTGAGTTGCGACATCAGGCTATGGAACATTTCAATGCTCCAGGAAGTGACGATTTCTGCTTTCTTCTCTCTACTCGTGCTGGTGGACTGGGCATTAATCTTGCAACTGCAGACACAGTTATTATATTTGATTCTGACTGGAACCCACAAAACGACCTACAggtttcttccaagaatcaatcccTACTTTTAACATTGTTTTGCTAGTTCAGAAGTCAGTTATTATTTATTTGATTTGTTTTTAGTAAGTTAGATATAATACGGAGTACTCATTAAGGGACACCAAATGGGTGACACCCATGTACAAAACGATATTGTGGAGGTGACGCCCATCTGACAGGAAGACACCCTTGGGCCATGTGGGTGACACTCATGTTCCAAATTACACCCTCCAACTATCATGGATTCTTGACCACACAAATGAAATTTGAACTCTTGATATGTAGAGGGACATCATCAAAAATATGGCGTTTCTGTTCAATCAAAGAGCACCACCAAATAGGCGAAGGAACCaatttttcaaactttgttaaCCCAACATAACCTTTTTTCACGCTTCTCTTCCAAGAGGGTACATGTTACGCCTTCTGGTTGGATccaacttactccaaagagagaCAATGATAAGTTTCACAAGGACATGGCCCGCGAGTATGAGAGATGAAGATGATCAATATACTCTATCGATTCTTTTAGATGTTTTGGAGAAACTATGTTTTACAAGCACTAAGTTGGTAGGAAAAGGTGAACACATTTAAAATGCGGAACTAAATGTTTTACAAGCACCAATTTTGTTGAAAGATTGTTAAGTCTTAGCTTTCTTGGTAGAATGTGTAGGAGCCCCCTTCAATTTTTTTATTATGTTTGTGGGTAGTGGAACTTTGCTCTTATGTACAacttttttttgggttttgttaTGTCCTTCCTGAGAATTTTGTGTTTTTGTAGGCAATGAGTAGAGCTCACAGAATTGGACAGCAAGAAGTTGTTAATATCTACCGTTTTGTAACTAGTAAAAGTGTTGAAGAAGACATACTTGAAAGGGCAAAGAAGAAAATggtaaaaatattattaaaactaCTCAGTTAATAATACTTTTATGATTTTGTGTATCTATTGCAACAGTCAATTTATCCTATTCATGCATTAACAATTCCCTGTTTTTGTTACAGGTCCTTGATCATCTGGTTATTCAGAAGTTGAATGCAGAAGGTAAACTGGAGAAGAAAGAGGCTAAGAAGGGTGTTGGGTTTGACAAAGTAAGCTGAATTATAATTTCGGATAGTTACTGTTCCTAACATGAAGAGTCTAATATTTTCTTTTAGTTTAATTTTGGCTGTATATCTCATTTTCCTCTGAAAAAAATTTACATTTCGGGTGCTTTAGAATGAGCTTTCAGCAATTTTGAGGTTTGGGGCGGAAGAACTATTCAAGGAAGAGAAAAATGAGGAGGAAAGCAAAAGGAGACTTTTAAGCATGGATATTGATGAAATTTTAGAGAGAGCAGAGAAGGTGGAGGACAAGGAGGCTGAGACTGATCAAGGAAATGAGCTTCTCAGTCAATTCAAGGCAAGTGATATTAGTTCCTCCATTGACAGGGGATAGGCTAACCTTCATTTGGGTGAATTGACATTTTAGCCAAACATTTGCAGGTTGCGAATTTTTGCAATGCCGAAGATGACGCGAGTTTCTGGAGCCGTTGGATAAAGCCCGGATCTATTACACATGCGGAGGTTTAAATCTGTTTCATTCAGTACTTGATACAAACTACACGTTGCTATTTCAGCAATTATCTCCAGTTGTATTTAATCACGAGTTTCCTCTAGTAGATTCTAATATGTTTGAAATCCAGGATGCATTAGCTCCTAGAGGAGCGAGATTTAACAAGAGTTATGTGGAGCCTATGCAAGCTGATGGGaccaacaaaaggaaaaagagagaTTCACCTTTACTAAAGGTAAATGCAAAACGACGTCGCGGTGAGTCTGTGCATTTGGTCCCGATGATTGATGGAGCTTGTGCTCAAGTAAGAGATTGGTCATGTGGGAATCTATCAAAACGAGATGCAACCCGCTTTGCAAAAGctgtaagacttatattattttttCCTCCTATCTTTTAAAGCTTCATCTTACTAATTTAATCAGATTGACCTTGACAACTAAGTCTATTATTACTTATGTACGCTGATGGTTAGGTTATGAAGTTCGGAATTGCAAGCCAAATAAGTTCTATTGCAGCTGAGGTTGGGGGCGCTATTGAGGGCGCTCCCGTTGAAGGTCAAATTGAACTTTATGATGCTTTAATTGAGGGATGTCAAGAGGCTGTTAAAGGCGAAGCAATTGATCCAAAGGTCTTTGCTCTTAGTTTTAGCTTCATGTGCTCATTTCATGCTTTACATTTTCTGTCTATGTTTGTCTCATCTTTCATCCTGATTTTTTCTGCAGGGACCTTTGTTGGATTTTTTTGGTGTTCCTGTTAAAGCAAATGATATGATTAGTCGCGTTGAAGAACTTCAGCACTTAGCTAAGCGGATCAGTCGGTGTGAAGATCCCATATCACAGTTCCGAGTGAAATACCTGAAACAGTCTAATTGGTCAAAAGGCTGTGGCTGGAATCAAAGTAAGTATATCCCCTGTTCTTTTAGTTCCATTTAAGTGTTCGATATCGCTTCTGAGGTATAGTTATCTGACttggtttggataaattttggTCAGTTGATGATGCAAGATTGCTCTTGGGGGTGTATTATCATGGATTTGGCAATTGGgaaaaaattcggttggatgaaagcCTCGGTTTGACTAAGAAGATTGCCCCAGTGGAGCTTCAAACACATGAAACTTTTCTTCCACGTGCCCCTAACCTGAAGGATCGTGCCTCGGCACTTCTTGAAATGGTACTTATGGAGCTTGAAATTTTTATTTTTGCAGTGTTATAATGTTGATGTTATTTGCTTCATCATTAGAGCCTTATGATTGTCCTGTCTCAGTGTGGTACTTGTTTAATAAGCAATTATAAGATGAATCTTGTAAGCCACTGAACCTTAACCCTTTATCTTCAGGAAACCTTTGCAGATGCCGGAAAGAAGTCTAACGCCAAAGCACGCAATAAATCCTCGAAGCATCCTGATCATTTTCAGAATCAACCCAAGCCTCGTGGTAGGGGCCGCGTAGGAAGATCAAATTCCCCAAAACTTGCGACTAGAGCGGGCAACAACAGGTCTCGGAGGAACCAGAATGCTGAACCTTTAGTTAAAGAGGAAGGTGAGATGTCAGGTAATGAAGAAGTGTCTAAGCAATTCAAGGAAGTGAAATGGATGGAATGGTGTCAAGATATCATGGCTGATGAGAAAAAAACTTTTGAACGTCTCCAGAAATTGCAGACCACAAGTGCGGACCTTCCTAAGGAGAAGGTTAGTCTGATACCTTGTTATTCTAGTAAAGTTGTATTAAAGTATTAAACGATGAGTACTGTTTTAATCTTTTAAATTACTTTGCCCAGGTACTATCTAAGATTCGAAAGTACCTGCAACATATTGGTCGAAGGATCGATCAGATTGTCGATGAACATGGGCAAGAACCACATAAGCAAGACCGTAAGTTGTGTTTAGCTACACTTGAATGCCTGCTACATTACTCTGACTCACTCTAGAATTGTTCACTTCATATTGTTAAATGCCTTCTTTGTCAGGAATGATGACGCGATTATGGAAGCATGTCTCAACCTTTTCTAATTTGACGGGAGACAGGTTGTAtcaaatctattccaaacttaagcaggaacaagaagaagaagctggTGTGGGACCCTCTCATTTAAACGGAAGCAACGAGTTGCAGCGTCAATCCACAAGGTTAAAAGGGCAAAAAAACAATAACTCGTATCAAACTGCTGAACCAGATTTTAAAATCCATGATCCAGCAAAGTTTGAAGCATGGAAACGAAGGAAAAGAGCCGAGACTGATGCTTTCTTAGAAGCTCAAGGCCCGTTCCAGAGGCCCGTGAATAGCGCCCCAAGGTTACCTCCTTCCAAGGAAATGGGCATCTTGGGTGCTGCACCCTCTGATAGTAAACCATTCAAGATCCGTCAGGGTGCTCCCCAGCCGAGGCAAGGTTTCTCATCTAGCATAAGGTAGTGCTACCAAGGTGGGGGAATGACGCTTTTTTGTCTGCGAGAGAATCCAAGTGGGGTCATTACAACCACAAATATCTCTCAGGATTCTATTCAACTCATTGGTCCAATAAGATTCTATGTTGATATGGCGCAATGGCCCATGCCAAAGATAGGAATTGATGAATTGCCATTTAGAAGTTCGGTGGCTATGAGACGGTCAAAGCATACAACTGGGCGTGGCTAGAGACGAAGTTGAGCCAAAACCTGACTTGAAAAGAGATGGCAAGCGAAGGGTTTCCTTGGAAATATAGCTGAAACTAAGAGAAGAAATGTAGAGAAGGCTAACCACTTTTATTTTTGTAATATCACCCATACCGAAGTGGATACTGTACGCAGTCAGTCTGAATGTACATTGTGCAGTTTTGGTTTCAAGTTTTGGTCAGAAAGTATCTTGTAATAATTTTGACTgttaattaatagttaatgaaAGCACGTGTTTCAGAATATTTTTGATTGATCACTGTTGAGGACTTATAATCATCCTGGCCTTTACTGGAGTATTCAAGTTTCTGTTCATGTTTTCTCAATTAATCTGTAGATTCTGGTTCTACTTGCTGTTATATTCATGCCCTGTCATGTACTGTTGCTGTTGCTCTGATCAACTTGCTGATTTGTAACAGGTGGTAGAGCCAGTCCGTCCAAGACGCATCACTAAAAGAGGTACCCTGCTTGTTCATTTATTTGTTGCAGTTTTGAATACATTTTCTTCTCGAAAACTCAGATGCGGATTATACAAGAATTTGAATTTGTCTCACATGTGAGATGGTGTCGTACACAGTTCACTGCGTTTGCTTTCTTTTCTTTAATCAAAACTGAATTCGACAACAAAAAAATCCTTCCCCTGATTTAATTGgtaattataattgataaatttaGTTGGGAATGATTTTCAGCAGCCTGAGGCTCGGGCTGTAATTTGAAAAAGTGGTTGTCATTCTGCTTTAGATCGGTGTTCCTGCCTTGAAAGATGCTAAAGTTTCGCTTATAACTTAGAAGTGCTTGTTTCTGGGCTGGTCAGTGGTCATTACGTAGCTCTTTTGATTGAAGCTTCTTGTTTATCCTCTTCACACATACTTTTTTGCTTATCTTGCTTTCCTATAGTCCTGTCTTCTAACCCCTGGCAAAGCTTGTTGTATGGTTTCATATTGGTACTAGGGAGGTGTCATCGCCTCATCGGAGCATTGAGATAGACGAGTTTTGAGCCATGGTCAGGTATTCAAGTGCTATCATGAGCTAGCTAACATTTttgatgatactaaaacgacgAGTTATGTAGGTATGTTCCAGGTTGGTACACGTCCCAGACTTGTTGCTTTCCCCTTCCCTAATAGGTACAAAAACATGAATAGGGAGGATGGAACAAATATGGGGAAGTTTAGTTGTTACAAAAACAAAACGAGCCAAAACAAAATTGTGGACGTGGGTTTCCACAGAAGATTGTGGTTGATACATGATACCTCATTATCTTATTATCTTTCACTTGGCTTTCTCAACCCCATAAAAATACACAAAACTTGTGAGATACGGTCTCTTATTAAATTATTACGAGCACTTTTTCCGTACCCCTTTATGTGTTGTTCGTAACCCTTATATCATCAAATCTACCTCAAATTGACTCTTTCATTCTGCACATGTTTTTATAATAATCGTACCCATTTTATTGTGGAAAGTGACTATTTTTGCTAGTAATGcccttttatatttatattatatgGGCCTATTTTAGTGCTTTTGATACCATTTTTACATTAATTTGTAAATGGTCTCCcaataagtttaatgagaaaccGTTTATTTTAAATTAAGGTTTCTTTTTTCTAAtattttttccttttccttttattttatctcttatttttctgatttttttttgccATGGAGGTGTAAACAATATTAGCACATAATTATACTTGTAAATTGTAATCTTTTGCTTACATAAAGTATCCACATATTCTCATGCATAATCAAATTAACCTTGAACAAAAGATTTACATAGAGActatgttttttatttttatttttaattgtaaAGGGAGCCTCAAGGTAATAATGGTGACGGGATTCAAACTAATGAGTAACACCACCCATGATTTTACCGGCTAAACTAGCGACTCGGGTAGACTTTTACCAACATGGGTGTTGATTCCTTTTATTTTTTAGATATATTTTATATTCTAATGCAGACATGTCTTTACTTTATTGATTTTGTTTGATCTCCAATTCAATTGGAGCTCATGCTGCAATTCTTGGCCGCAGAAGGCTGAGGAGTTAGTATGCTTATCTGCCACGTAGAATCACAGGTGGGTCCTCCCTCCTTTTAACTCCTGCTTTCttgtatcacaaattctcattatagacggacactatccgtctatacgtatagacgaatACCATTTtgcctcacaaaatacccatttgtcataaagtggaaagcacatgggggtgccccaccttgtcccccctgcccattttattagaggtctttacccgtctgttcgccccacccgtctataccaagacctattgttctTGTATATAAGAAAAGCTAATGTTATTAACTGAAATTCGGGGtttttttaattccttttttCTTCCCAAAAGTTAATTGTGAAGATCTCCTATACAACATTTCTATCTTGAGCCGGCTTCAAATCAGCCTTCGGAATCTGCAACTTTTCTACTCCGGTAATCATCTTCCTAGAACGAACATATATTACTTGTTTTACAATATTTTCTTTGCATACTATTATGTACCTACTACCTAGTCTACTAGGGAGTAACATGAAATATGATTTGAGGGTAAGGTCTTACGAGTTAAGATAGCTGATATGTGTATACTCGTAGTTGATAGTTGAAGTGATGTTTGCAAACTAGAATTCGTTTTAGTTTCAGCTCCAGGTAGGGAGTTGAGACTTATCCTGCCTTGTATAGGAAATATTCCGTTCATAATGTGTGCTCTATTTCGAAAACAATTGAACACCATGACATCTGAGTTTTAACTCTGTGTGACCTTTagaccatttttatttttcaagtCATGGTTAACACGCAACTTTGATAATAAATAATTTTTTATAGTTGTTTCTTTTCTAGTTGTACCTATCAAATGCCAGATTATGTAATATGGTTATGTCTGTTTTGCAGTTGAGGAGCTGCTGCTGTAAGGTCTAAGCTTAGCATATAAGGTTCTATAAGGAGGAGGAAAGATGGACTATGTTTATGGACCAGGAAGGAATCATCTGTTTGTTCCAGGACCTGTTAATATCCCGGAACCTGTTATCCGAGCCATGAATCGAAACAATGAAGATTATCGGTCTCCTGCTATTCCTGCACTTACCAAAACTCTACTTGAAGATGTCAAAAAGATCTTCAAGAGTACCGCTGGAACCCCTTTTATCATCCCCACAACTGGTAAACCTCTAACTAAGAAGCATTTCTTGTAGCTTACACTTGCAAAAAGACTCTTCTGCAGCAAATTGCAATAAGAAGTGACTAGTTTTGGGGGGTATGTTTTGGATTCGACATTTTAAAACCCGAAACCTTAATATTCATCATGTCAGTTTATTATAACTTGCCATAGGACAGTCAAAACTTGTTGTAGGATAGGAATGACTTGATGTTCGTTACTGTTTGTAAATTTGATGCTTGCACGGTGGAATCGATGGAAACTTGGAAGTGTTGAGTTAACTCCATTGA from Silene latifolia isolate original U9 population chromosome 3, ASM4854445v1, whole genome shotgun sequence harbors:
- the LOC141646620 gene encoding protein CHROMATIN REMODELING 5; its protein translation is MAFFRDYSSETTNHREMEDKNVGHTVNRAHSPIDIDLNSSDNDFEMKMDGQYQNYGDPDNNRLSNDVAVNDGLDMLPSTSHTYERRTGGVGKWGSTFLQGNQRPESRNISHSEHESRSGSEYINDEGSDGVEDYEVQKDMEKIPAEEMLSDEYYEQDGDDQNDSLQYRNSKPTTFSSRPQSRIPMTTKLISRSRKRAYDDDDVYAEEDDEEDEDVADGDDPADADFDPEYGDIDGPATNKDGDWEVEESDEDVESEGEPENSDDDDDDSYFKKKPRGGLRGRSGRNANACKKPLVVPARRRKSRVSEDEFSALDSDADSDEGFRARRKSHLSKSSKESRKNETRTSSRSIRKVSYVESDDGEEADEEKNKKAHKEEFEEEDADAIERVLWHQPRGMAEEAMRNNKSTEPVLLSHLFDTEPDWNEMEFLIKWKGQSHLHCQWKSLIELQNLSGFKKVLNYMKRVKEDVRFRMSVSREEIEVHDVSKEMDLDLFKQNCQVERIIAHRISKDSFDDAISEYLVKWQGLSYAEATWEKEVVIESARDAINEYKAREAALAVQGKTVDAQRRKSRGSLRKLDEQPEWLRGGKLRDYQLEGLNFLVISWRNDTNVILADEMGLGKTVQSVSMLGFLQNSQQIYGPFLVVVPLSTLSNWAKEFRKWLPNMNVIVYVGTRGSREVCQQYEFYNDKSTGRAIKFDALLTTYEVVLKDKAVLSKIKWNYLMVDEAHRLKNSEASLYTALSEFSTKNKVLITGTPLQNSVEELWALLHFLDPDKFSNKDVFVQNYKNLSSFNETELSNLHMELRPHILRRVIKDVEKSLPPKIERILRVEMSPLQKQYYKWILERNFHDLNKGVRGNQVSLLNIVVELKKCCNHPFLFESADHGYGGEFNDGSKLERTILSSGKLVILDKLLMRLHETKHRVLIFSQMVRMLDILAEYLSLRGFQYQRLDGSTKAELRHQAMEHFNAPGSDDFCFLLSTRAGGLGINLATADTVIIFDSDWNPQNDLQAMSRAHRIGQQEVVNIYRFVTSKSVEEDILERAKKKMVLDHLVIQKLNAEGKLEKKEAKKGVGFDKNELSAILRFGAEELFKEEKNEEESKRRLLSMDIDEILERAEKVEDKEAETDQGNELLSQFKVANFCNAEDDASFWSRWIKPGSITHAEDALAPRGARFNKSYVEPMQADGTNKRKKRDSPLLKVNAKRRRGESVHLVPMIDGACAQVRDWSCGNLSKRDATRFAKAVMKFGIASQISSIAAEVGGAIEGAPVEGQIELYDALIEGCQEAVKGEAIDPKGPLLDFFGVPVKANDMISRVEELQHLAKRISRCEDPISQFRVKYLKQSNWSKGCGWNQIDDARLLLGVYYHGFGNWEKIRLDESLGLTKKIAPVELQTHETFLPRAPNLKDRASALLEMETFADAGKKSNAKARNKSSKHPDHFQNQPKPRGRGRVGRSNSPKLATRAGNNRSRRNQNAEPLVKEEGEMSGNEEVSKQFKEVKWMEWCQDIMADEKKTFERLQKLQTTSADLPKEKVLSKIRKYLQHIGRRIDQIVDEHGQEPHKQDRMMTRLWKHVSTFSNLTGDRLYQIYSKLKQEQEEEAGVGPSHLNGSNELQRQSTRLKGQKNNNSYQTAEPDFKIHDPAKFEAWKRRKRAETDAFLEAQGPFQRPVNSAPRLPPSKEMGILGAAPSDSKPFKIRQGAPQPRQGFSSSIR